One stretch of Halobacillus litoralis DNA includes these proteins:
- a CDS encoding amidohydrolase family protein, which produces MKIIDAHIHFSSIQSFRDTGQDLSRVDYTKQGLREEMERGDIAFAIGMGVTEGREGFPDRHVATPMGLDLEEVLPSGLGACPGINPFCLGQDALDRLETELQKPETVGVKIYLGYYPFYAYDDIYQPVYDLAAAYELPVVFHTGDTYSERGLLKYSHPLTLDEVAVSRRDVNFVMAHLGDPWVLTGAEVVYKNRNMFADLSGWLVGTKKELDARLVDNHFDHVRHALTYCDHYDKLLFGSDWPLVPIKDYADFIAAFIPSKHVEDVFYNNACRVFPKIEKLI; this is translated from the coding sequence ATGAAAATCATTGATGCCCATATTCATTTTTCCAGTATCCAAAGTTTCAGAGACACGGGACAGGACTTATCCCGTGTCGACTATACAAAACAAGGTCTTCGCGAAGAGATGGAACGTGGGGACATTGCTTTTGCCATCGGGATGGGTGTGACCGAAGGTAGAGAAGGCTTTCCGGACCGCCATGTTGCGACGCCGATGGGACTTGATTTGGAAGAAGTTTTGCCGTCGGGATTGGGGGCGTGTCCAGGAATCAACCCTTTCTGCTTGGGTCAGGATGCACTGGATCGATTAGAAACCGAGCTCCAAAAGCCTGAGACTGTTGGTGTGAAAATCTATCTCGGTTACTATCCCTTCTACGCCTATGATGACATCTATCAGCCTGTCTATGATCTTGCTGCTGCTTACGAGCTACCTGTTGTTTTTCATACGGGAGATACGTATTCGGAACGAGGGTTATTAAAGTACTCTCATCCGCTCACATTAGATGAAGTCGCAGTCTCTAGGAGAGACGTCAACTTCGTTATGGCTCACCTTGGAGATCCCTGGGTGCTGACTGGAGCGGAAGTCGTTTATAAAAACAGAAACATGTTTGCCGATCTATCCGGCTGGCTCGTCGGGACGAAAAAAGAATTGGATGCTCGTCTAGTGGACAATCATTTCGATCATGTCCGCCACGCGTTGACCTATTGTGATCATTACGACAAGCTGCTCTTCGGATCTGATTGGCCGCTTGTTCCGATCAAGGATTACGCAGATTTTATTGCTGCTTTTATCCCTTCGAAGCATGTGGAAGATGTTTTTTATAACAATGCCTGCCGCGTTTTTCCTAAAATTGAAAAGCTGATATAA
- a CDS encoding GNAT family N-acetyltransferase, translated as MKTLERVSIVEYADKYAASVAKMWNESRDNWGGDAVVTTAEDVVEKESKSTNLHLFLAVVEDDVVGYCGLSEYKEDTGALYIPLLNVHPGYQGLKIGKKLLLQAIDKTVEYGWPRLDLFTWPGNTKAVPLYKKCGFFWEDRDDATHLMNFMPQVLRIEALKPFFEKHDWYSTSVRPMEIKPDGKKDRGFTFYEYRWEAGDEFVRVQFERTGRGVTLIETNGWRVEMEVPDFKLLENKDYPVAYRVENFTSEPLEISLAGKSSTLVRENVDEEASVKSTWSTSSSVQVQVPDQEPSPWKTHPVIGADLMINGECIPLRTGVFPLQAGKLDVRTVQKHWRPKQKGTLYLDVESRMEEKAVLSVKWPQQKVVEWSEPSVEFEVEGKGRTTIPVSVELLRNGFLNEEVEVEGRTEDGQALSFRTKVALAFPGFGGKFGGDTDTDWYGYNGPYFVKIEKRNHMVSVGSVRSKEEPLLLMTPKIGHPFSEEFSKKMATAVEYIELAEAFVVKTSLESEAFAGILLNSYYKIYGDGLVEIHHELINNGEKDYGNLHLLQPVFPKYKALALPEKDGVVIGTEALIPFTEYLRDKDLSERWLYTTNRAGDTFGMAWPEEATGRKDDWRFAFEYQIEQLSTGKKSCYGPIQIGVNAAAHWSEWREMVIGEAEPLPEKPVFEMVPKEGFVSKAGQEVTHSFRSLLTPHVYGALTVENDGNSYRKEAKREDGLTAIDVPIVHERPGFAALSGTFSSEGRNADFLTYQLVQGRSKGECQPKRRPMDG; from the coding sequence ATGAAGACACTAGAGCGCGTAAGCATTGTAGAATATGCAGACAAGTATGCAGCATCTGTTGCGAAAATGTGGAATGAGAGCCGTGATAACTGGGGTGGTGATGCAGTTGTCACAACGGCAGAGGACGTCGTGGAAAAAGAATCGAAATCTACGAATCTTCATTTGTTTCTTGCTGTTGTAGAAGACGATGTGGTTGGGTACTGCGGGCTTTCGGAATATAAGGAAGATACAGGAGCCCTTTACATCCCGCTTTTGAATGTCCATCCAGGGTATCAAGGATTGAAAATCGGCAAGAAATTGCTTCTTCAAGCCATAGATAAAACGGTCGAATACGGGTGGCCGCGGCTTGATCTTTTTACATGGCCGGGAAATACGAAAGCAGTGCCACTTTATAAAAAGTGCGGATTCTTCTGGGAGGACCGGGATGATGCGACCCATCTAATGAACTTCATGCCGCAAGTCCTTCGAATCGAAGCATTGAAACCATTTTTCGAGAAGCATGACTGGTACTCGACGAGCGTAAGACCTATGGAAATCAAGCCTGATGGAAAGAAGGATAGAGGGTTCACCTTTTATGAATATCGCTGGGAAGCAGGTGACGAGTTTGTGCGTGTCCAGTTCGAGCGTACGGGTCGTGGTGTCACGCTCATTGAAACGAATGGCTGGCGGGTAGAAATGGAAGTGCCTGATTTCAAACTATTGGAAAATAAAGATTACCCTGTGGCCTATCGTGTGGAGAACTTTACGAGTGAACCACTGGAAATATCTTTGGCTGGGAAGTCTTCCACCCTTGTAAGAGAAAATGTCGATGAAGAAGCAAGTGTGAAGTCTACATGGAGTACATCATCCAGTGTCCAGGTTCAAGTACCTGATCAGGAACCAAGTCCCTGGAAAACCCACCCCGTCATCGGAGCTGATCTCATGATCAATGGCGAATGCATTCCATTGAGAACGGGTGTTTTTCCTCTCCAGGCCGGGAAGTTGGATGTCCGTACGGTTCAGAAACATTGGCGTCCGAAGCAAAAAGGAACGCTCTATTTGGATGTGGAAAGCCGTATGGAAGAGAAGGCTGTATTGTCAGTCAAGTGGCCTCAACAAAAAGTTGTCGAGTGGTCCGAGCCGTCGGTGGAATTCGAGGTGGAAGGCAAGGGGCGCACTACCATTCCTGTGTCTGTGGAATTGTTGAGGAATGGCTTTTTGAATGAGGAAGTAGAAGTGGAGGGACGTACAGAGGATGGCCAGGCTCTTTCTTTCCGTACAAAGGTCGCGCTTGCTTTTCCAGGATTCGGCGGGAAATTTGGTGGAGATACCGATACGGATTGGTACGGATACAACGGTCCCTATTTTGTAAAAATTGAAAAAAGAAATCATATGGTGTCTGTAGGATCGGTCAGGTCAAAAGAAGAGCCGCTGCTCCTCATGACTCCAAAGATTGGTCATCCGTTCAGTGAAGAGTTTTCAAAAAAAATGGCGACGGCGGTCGAGTATATTGAGCTAGCCGAAGCTTTTGTAGTGAAAACCTCGCTTGAGTCTGAGGCTTTTGCAGGCATTTTGTTGAACAGTTATTACAAGATTTATGGGGACGGACTTGTAGAAATTCATCACGAGCTAATCAATAACGGGGAGAAGGATTACGGAAACCTTCATTTGCTTCAGCCTGTTTTTCCGAAGTATAAAGCTCTGGCTCTGCCGGAGAAAGACGGCGTGGTCATTGGTACGGAAGCGTTGATCCCATTTACAGAATACCTACGTGACAAGGATCTTTCAGAACGATGGCTTTACACGACGAACCGTGCTGGAGATACGTTCGGAATGGCGTGGCCGGAAGAAGCGACGGGTAGAAAAGATGACTGGCGATTCGCTTTTGAGTACCAAATTGAGCAGCTTTCTACAGGGAAAAAAAGCTGTTATGGCCCCATTCAAATCGGTGTAAATGCTGCCGCTCATTGGTCCGAGTGGCGTGAAATGGTCATAGGGGAAGCGGAGCCACTTCCAGAAAAACCTGTGTTTGAGATGGTACCGAAAGAAGGCTTTGTTTCAAAAGCAGGACAAGAAGTGACACATTCGTTCCGTTCCTTACTGACTCCGCATGTGTATGGGGCGTTGACAGTTGAAAATGACGGGAATTCCTATAGGAAAGAAGCGAAACGGGAGGACGGTTTGACTGCGATTGATGTACCAATCGTCCACGAGCGGCCGGGCTTCGCTGCTTTGTCAGGCACCTTCAGTTCGGAAGGAAGAAACGCTGATTTCTTAACTTATCAGCTTGTCCAGGGGAGATCGAAAGGTGAATGTCAGCCAAAAAGAAGACCGATGGACGGTTGA
- a CDS encoding amino acid ABC transporter ATP-binding protein, giving the protein MITVKDLNKSFGDLHVLKNINMDVDRGEVVVVIGPSGSGKTTLLRSLNILETPEEGEITIGNQSMDFSKPSRKKQIVEFRKQTGMVFQNHNLFPHFTALENVMEGPVTVQKVSKAKARERATDILTKVGLGEKLDAYPHQLSGGQQQRVGIARALATGVEVILFDEPTSALDPELVGDVLDVMKELAEEGMTMVVVTHEMSFAEEVADRVIFMDQGKIVEQGTPEQIFQQTKEPRTQQFLNRIRK; this is encoded by the coding sequence ATGATTACCGTCAAAGACCTCAACAAATCGTTTGGAGATTTGCACGTACTGAAGAATATTAATATGGATGTCGACCGCGGGGAAGTGGTTGTTGTCATCGGTCCCTCTGGTTCGGGGAAAACGACGCTGCTCCGGTCTTTGAACATTCTGGAGACGCCGGAAGAGGGAGAAATCACGATTGGAAACCAGTCGATGGATTTTTCCAAACCATCGAGGAAAAAACAAATCGTCGAATTTAGAAAACAGACCGGCATGGTGTTCCAGAACCATAACCTTTTTCCACATTTCACCGCACTGGAAAATGTGATGGAAGGACCTGTGACTGTTCAAAAGGTATCCAAAGCGAAAGCACGCGAACGAGCGACGGATATCTTAACGAAGGTCGGTCTTGGTGAGAAGCTGGATGCCTATCCGCATCAACTCTCCGGTGGACAGCAACAACGCGTCGGCATTGCTCGTGCCCTTGCGACGGGAGTGGAAGTCATCTTGTTTGATGAACCGACATCGGCTCTCGATCCTGAGCTTGTCGGCGATGTTCTTGATGTCATGAAAGAGCTTGCGGAAGAAGGTATGACGATGGTCGTGGTCACCCATGAAATGAGCTTTGCAGAAGAAGTGGCCGACCGGGTCATTTTCATGGATCAAGGGAAAATTGTCGAGCAGGGCACCCCGGAGCAGATTTTCCAACAAACGAAAGAACCGCGTACCCAGCAGTTTTTAAACCGGATACGAAAGTAA
- a CDS encoding amino acid ABC transporter permease, translating into MYLSNIFTDPEMEKYIDIIVSSFLPLVKGAFYYTIPLTLITFAIGLVLAVITALMRLSNMKVLQWIARAYVSIIRGTPLLVQLFIIFFGLPSVGVTINPLYSAIIGFSLNMGAYNSEIIRAAILSIPKGQWEASHSIGMTNFQALRRVVLPQATRVSIPPLSNSFIGLIKDTSLASTITYTEMFRKAQEIAATNYHFLLVYTEAAVIYWIICIGLSIVQDRVENRLDQYVAK; encoded by the coding sequence ATGTATCTAAGTAATATCTTTACAGACCCTGAAATGGAAAAATATATTGATATTATCGTGAGCTCTTTTCTCCCTTTGGTGAAAGGGGCTTTCTATTATACGATTCCATTGACGTTGATCACATTTGCTATTGGTTTGGTGTTGGCTGTGATTACCGCTCTTATGAGGCTTTCAAACATGAAAGTGCTCCAGTGGATCGCGCGTGCCTATGTGTCGATTATTCGCGGGACACCTTTGCTTGTGCAGTTGTTCATCATCTTTTTCGGGCTCCCGTCTGTCGGAGTGACGATTAACCCGTTGTATTCTGCCATCATCGGTTTTTCCTTGAATATGGGAGCTTACAATTCTGAAATTATTCGTGCGGCCATTTTATCCATACCAAAAGGGCAGTGGGAAGCCTCTCACTCAATAGGAATGACAAATTTCCAGGCGCTGCGCCGAGTTGTACTTCCTCAAGCTACGAGAGTTTCGATCCCGCCATTGTCCAACTCTTTCATTGGCTTGATCAAGGATACATCGTTAGCATCGACGATTACGTACACAGAAATGTTCCGAAAAGCACAGGAAATCGCGGCAACAAACTATCATTTTCTGCTCGTCTATACTGAAGCAGCCGTGATTTACTGGATCATTTGTATCGGGCTTTCCATCGTACAGGATCGTGTAGAGAACAGGTTGGATCAATATGTCGCAAAATAG
- a CDS encoding amino acid ABC transporter substrate-binding protein, producing the protein MKKFVLLLSIGFLAMVLVACGSSEENDQASSSEGESESDASEQTLLEQIQESGELVIGTEGTYRPYTFHDENDKLTGFDVEIAREVADRLGVKPVFNETKWDSMFAGLNAERFDMVANQVGITEERQEEYSFSDPYIQSSAVIVTHKDNESIQSFEDLEGVNAAQSMTSNYADIARENGAEITSVEGFNESMQLLATKRVEATVNDRLSVLDYLNNREDSPVKIAARQDDASQSGLLFRQGNEDLVKAVNEALQEMKDDGTYLEISEKWFGEDVSK; encoded by the coding sequence GTGAAAAAGTTTGTTTTGCTTTTATCTATAGGTTTTTTAGCGATGGTACTCGTGGCTTGTGGAAGCAGTGAAGAAAACGATCAGGCTTCTTCTTCCGAGGGAGAAAGTGAGTCCGATGCTTCTGAGCAGACCTTGCTTGAACAGATTCAAGAAAGTGGAGAATTGGTGATTGGTACAGAAGGCACGTATCGTCCATATACTTTCCACGATGAAAATGATAAATTGACTGGTTTTGACGTAGAGATTGCCCGCGAAGTAGCGGATCGTCTTGGTGTCAAACCTGTATTCAACGAAACGAAATGGGACTCCATGTTCGCGGGTCTGAACGCGGAACGTTTCGATATGGTTGCAAACCAAGTCGGTATTACAGAAGAACGTCAGGAGGAGTATTCTTTTTCTGATCCTTATATTCAATCTTCAGCAGTGATTGTCACTCATAAAGACAATGAATCCATTCAGAGCTTTGAGGATCTGGAAGGGGTCAATGCTGCCCAATCAATGACGAGTAATTATGCGGACATTGCCCGTGAAAATGGAGCAGAAATTACAAGTGTGGAAGGATTCAACGAATCTATGCAGCTACTTGCGACGAAACGAGTGGAAGCGACTGTCAACGATCGTTTGTCCGTACTTGATTATTTAAACAACCGAGAGGATTCACCTGTGAAGATTGCTGCCCGTCAGGATGATGCTTCTCAAAGTGGTCTGCTTTTCCGTCAAGGCAATGAAGACCTTGTAAAAGCAGTCAATGAAGCACTTCAGGAAATGAAAGACGATGGCACATATCTTGAGATTTCTGAGAAGTGGTTTGGTGAAGATGTATCTAAGTAA